Part of the Opitutus sp. ER46 genome is shown below.
CTTGCAGTTGAACAGGAAGATCAGCCAGTGGGACTGCCCTTCGTACGCCTTCTCCGCGATCGCGGCGAAGAGGTGCAGGTCGTCCGACTTGATGACGAATCCGGTCTCCTCGAACGTCTCGCGCACGGCGCACTCGAACGGCGACTCGCCCAGGTGCATTTCCAGCTTTCCGCCAATCGGGCTCCAGATCCCGTAATTCGGCGGCTTGGCGCGGAGCAGGAGCAAATGCTCGCCCGCCTCGTTCTGCAGGAAGACCAGGACTGCGATCTTGTACGATAAACCGGAACTCACGCCGACACC
Proteins encoded:
- a CDS encoding NUDIX hydrolase, which codes for MSSGLSYKIAVLVFLQNEAGEHLLLLRAKPPNYGIWSPIGGKLEMHLGESPFECAVRETFEETGFVIKSDDLHLFAAIAEKAYEGQSHWLIFLFNCKKVLPQLPPDMHEGKFGFFSRATIDTLPIPDTDRSALWPIYDKYRDRFVMLKANCAPGQPVKVEIEQIT